The following are from one region of the Ananas comosus cultivar F153 linkage group 20, ASM154086v1, whole genome shotgun sequence genome:
- the LOC109725896 gene encoding neural Wiskott-Aldrich syndrome protein-like isoform X3 yields the protein MASPQPPHEPTSPLPGRRNPSTTNPNSQSPRPPHPLPLAGDPAPPMAAGHPREATPPPVIGKAGSLTVFITPPPTPRSNGASPRPSPAVKTAPPPPPPPPPPVQVPPPQFEKAATSSGSVFGFFWDAVAKVQDINKKRKFDDWRPPALN from the exons ATGGCGTCTCCTCAGCCTCCCCACGAGCCCACTTCTCCTCTCCCTGGAAGAAGAAACCCTAGCACAACGAACCCCAACTCCCAGTCCCCTCGACCTCCTCATCCTCTTCCCCTCGCAGGCGATCCCGCGCCGCCGATGGCCGCAGGCCACCCGCGGGAGGCGACGCCGCCGCCGGTGATCGGGAAGGCGGGGAGCCTCACGGTATTCATCaccccgccgccgacgccgaggTCCAACGGCGCGAGCCCTAGGCCGAGCCCCGCCGTCAAgacggctcctccgcctccgccgccgccgccgccgcccgtgCAGGTGCCGCCGCCGCAGTTCGAGAAAGCGGCGACGTCGTCCGGATCCGTGTTCGGGTTCTTCTGGGACGCTGTGGCAAAAGTGCAAGATA taaacaagaaaagaaaatttgatgaCTGGCGGCCGCCGGCTCTAAATTAA
- the LOC109725896 gene encoding neural Wiskott-Aldrich syndrome protein-like isoform X2 — protein MASPQPPHEPTSPLPGRRNPSTTNPNSQSPRPPHPLPLAGDPAPPMAAGHPREATPPPVIGKAGSLTVFITPPPTPRSNGASPRPSPAVKTAPPPPPPPPPPVQVPPPQFEKAATSSGSVFGFFWDAVAKVQDSKLCSALGAFELGRVLGGLVWIGPVQVSVGVERLLRKQWEGKGS, from the exons ATGGCGTCTCCTCAGCCTCCCCACGAGCCCACTTCTCCTCTCCCTGGAAGAAGAAACCCTAGCACAACGAACCCCAACTCCCAGTCCCCTCGACCTCCTCATCCTCTTCCCCTCGCAGGCGATCCCGCGCCGCCGATGGCCGCAGGCCACCCGCGGGAGGCGACGCCGCCGCCGGTGATCGGGAAGGCGGGGAGCCTCACGGTATTCATCaccccgccgccgacgccgaggTCCAACGGCGCGAGCCCTAGGCCGAGCCCCGCCGTCAAgacggctcctccgcctccgccgccgccgccgccgcccgtgCAGGTGCCGCCGCCGCAGTTCGAGAAAGCGGCGACGTCGTCCGGATCCGTGTTCGGGTTCTTCTGGGACGCTGTGGCAAAAGTGCAAGATAGTAAGCTGTGTTCGGCTCTAGG TGCATTCGAGCTTGGACGAGTACTTGGCGGATTGGTTTGGATTGGACCAGTCCAAGTATCAGTGGGCGTTGAACGACTACTACGAAAACAATGGGAAG GAAAAGGAAGTTAG
- the LOC109725896 gene encoding neural Wiskott-Aldrich syndrome protein-like isoform X1 has product MASPQPPHEPTSPLPGRRNPSTTNPNSQSPRPPHPLPLAGDPAPPMAAGHPREATPPPVIGKAGSLTVFITPPPTPRSNGASPRPSPAVKTAPPPPPPPPPPVQVPPPQFEKAATSSGSVFGFFWDAVAKVQDMHSSLDEYLADWFGLDQSKYQWALNDYYENNGKEKEVSKGNKPRELNSKGQVV; this is encoded by the exons ATGGCGTCTCCTCAGCCTCCCCACGAGCCCACTTCTCCTCTCCCTGGAAGAAGAAACCCTAGCACAACGAACCCCAACTCCCAGTCCCCTCGACCTCCTCATCCTCTTCCCCTCGCAGGCGATCCCGCGCCGCCGATGGCCGCAGGCCACCCGCGGGAGGCGACGCCGCCGCCGGTGATCGGGAAGGCGGGGAGCCTCACGGTATTCATCaccccgccgccgacgccgaggTCCAACGGCGCGAGCCCTAGGCCGAGCCCCGCCGTCAAgacggctcctccgcctccgccgccgccgccgccgcccgtgCAGGTGCCGCCGCCGCAGTTCGAGAAAGCGGCGACGTCGTCCGGATCCGTGTTCGGGTTCTTCTGGGACGCTGTGGCAAAAGTGCAAGATA TGCATTCGAGCTTGGACGAGTACTTGGCGGATTGGTTTGGATTGGACCAGTCCAAGTATCAGTGGGCGTTGAACGACTACTACGAAAACAATGGGAAG GAAAAGGAAGTTAGCAAAGGTAATAAACCCAGGGAACTTAATAGCAAAGGACAAGTCGTCTAA